From Coffea arabica cultivar ET-39 chromosome 2e, Coffea Arabica ET-39 HiFi, whole genome shotgun sequence, the proteins below share one genomic window:
- the LOC113732567 gene encoding mediator of RNA polymerase II transcription subunit 15a isoform X2, with translation MDSSSWRAPQGQMAQGPPQGGQAGGSGEVSAVPNAPPPATIDSGDWRTQLQADSRQRIVNKIMETLKRHLPFSGQEGLQELKKIAVRFEEKIYTAATSQSDYLRKISLKMLTMETKSQNPMANPLQANAANASKNPPDQAVHGMQSQIQNQQHPMPVVSSQSQSRQQLLPQNMQTNMTSTGVQNSAILASTLPTAGNLQQAPMPNIGQNSNLQNMQSVPSVSQNPVGSSMGQVMPSNVFTNSQRQMQARQQQVVPLQQQQQTQNPQHYLYQQQLQHQYMKQKLQQGGAMAQPLMQSHIQQQQQQQNLLQPTQIQTSQQAVMQPSVMQSAPLSGLQQNQQSSMQQVTQPVIQQQSQAVLRQQQQQQQQQQQQSQQASMLHQQQTSMAQQPLLPAAQQPQQQQQQLIGQQPGATNIQHNQLIGQQNSMPDMQQQQQRLIGQQNNMQQQQLIGQQNSLSSMHQQQLAPQSSVSGLHQQSMRGTQPGNSAMPTSQHSVVMLQQSKVAVQQQMQQNATALLPSQNQQPQQPQQQMVSQIQAQPGGLQHMQQQSNALQRDMQQKIQPTGSLLQQQNVVEQQKQLFQPQRAHPEASSTSLDSTAQTGNASGGDWQEEVYQKIKSMKDMYFLELNDMYMKIAGKLQQHDSLPQQPRNEQIEKLKFFKLMLERLIGFLRCTKNDIQISHKEKLASIEKQIINILSTNRPRRPVSLQQVQLAQQQMSNMQHSQPQTQIPQMQPQENQMNQQMQPMNVQSSITPMQPNSLTSLQQNTLSSVPPVSNLQQNMMSTLQPASTLDPGQSNTHPLQQVAISSLQQNTASGPQTMNINSLSSQSGMTALQSNLINALQPNSTMIHNQQLKQQEQQMLQTQQLKQQLHPRQLQQQLLQRQQLMQQQQQQQQQQLQQQPQQHQQMKPQQQPSQLPGHQMSPLHQVTDSSDLKVRPQISVKTGVFQQHHTNSQRAAYHHQQLKSGSPFPISSPQVLQAASPQVPPHASPQIDQQSMQTSIAKTGTPLQAANSPFVVPSPSTPLAPSPMPSESEKLNSGISSLSNAGNIGPSHATTVSAAAQSLAIGTPGISASPLLAEFTSLDGAHVNTSTALPCKPHTVEKPHERLIKAVQSISNKALVASVDDISSVVSMVDRIAGSAPGNGSRAAVGEDLVAMTKCRLQARNFFTQDGPTGTKKMRRSTSAMPSNVVSSVGSVNDSMRQLNSSDAFELESTATSSIRRPRNEANHALVEEIHEINRHLIDTVVDISDEDVDPIAVAAADGGEGTIVKCSFSAVALSPNLKSQYASARMSPIQPLRLLIPTNYPDSSPILLDKYPVEVSINWISSLRLYQINLMCSKEYEDLSIKARSKFSISLRSLSQPMSLSEMARTWDICARAVISEFAQQSGGGTFSSKYGTWENCVSAV, from the exons ATGGATAGCAGCAGTTGGAGGGCGCCTCAAGGCCAGATGGCTCAGGGTCCTCCTCAAGGTGGTCAAGCAGGCGGCAGTGGAGAAGTATCGGCTGTCCCAAATGCACCTCCGCCGGCTACTATTGACAGCGGCGATTGGAGGACTCAACTCCAAGCTGATTCTCGTCAAAGAATCGTAAATAAGAT AATGGAGACTTTGAAGAGGCATCTGCCATTCTCTGGACAAGAGGGACTGCAAGAACTTAAGAAAATTGCTGTGAGGTTTGAGGAAAAGATTTATACTGCAGCAACTAGCCAG TCAGATTATTTGAGAAAGATATCTTTGAAGATGCTGACAATGGAAACTAAGTCCCAAAATCCCATGGCTAATCCTTTACAAGCTAATGCTGCCAATGCAAGCAAAAATCCTCCAGACCAAG CTGTCCATGGCATGCAATCCCAAATTCAGAACCAGCAACATCCCATGCCAGTGGTGAGCAGCCAATCACAATCCCGACAACAGCTGTTACCGCAAAACATGCAGACTAATATGACATCAACTGGAGTCCAGAATTCTGCTATTTTGGCTTCTACACTTCCAACTGCTGGTAATTTGCAGCAGGCTCCCATGCCTAATATTGGTCAGAACTCCAATTTGCAGAACATGCAGAGTGTTCCCAGTGTTTCTCAGAACCCAGTAGGGAGTTCCATGGGACAGGTGATGCCTTCAAATGTTTTCACTAATTCTCAAAGACAGATGCAGGCTAGACAACAACAGGTTGTTCCCTTGCAGCAACAACAGCAGACACAGAATCCACAGCATTATCTTTATCAACAACAGCTGCAGCATCAGTACATGAAACAAAAGTTACAACAAGGAGGAGCAATGGCACAGCCCCTTATGCAATCTCATatccagcagcagcagcagcagcaaaacCTTTTGCAACCAACTCAAATTCAAACCTCCCAGCAAGCTGTTATGCAGCCATCTGTAATGCAGTCAGCTCCTCTATCTGGCCTCCAGCAGAATCAACAGTCTTCTATGCAACAAGTGACTCAACCAGTAATTCAGCAGCAGTCTCAAGCAGTTTTgaggcagcagcagcagcaacagcaACAACAGCAGCAACAGTCACAACAGGCTTCCATGTTGCATCAGCAGCAAACCTCCATGGCTCAACAGCCATTACTGCCTGCAGCACAGCAGCCGcagcaacagcagcagcagctgaTTGGGCAGCAGCCTGGTGCTACAAATATTCAACACAACCAGCTGATTGGCCAACAGAATAGCATGCCTGATATGCAGCAACAGCAACAAAGGCTGATAGGCCAGCAGAACAAtatgcagcagcagcagctaaTAGGTCAACAGAACAGCCTTTCGAGTATGCATCAACAACAGTTGGCCCCTCAAAGTAGCGTTTCTGGGCTCCATCAGCAGTCAATGCGAGGGACTCAACCTGGTAACTCTGCCATGCCGACAAGTCAGCATTCTGTCGTCATGTTACAGCAATCTAAGGTTGCGGTACAGCAACAAATGCAGCAGAATGCAACAGCATTGCTACCAAGCCAAAATCAACAGCCACAGCAACCGCAGCAGCAGATGGTATCACAGATTCAAGCACAACCAGGGGGCCTACAACATATGCAGCAGCAGTCAAATGCGTTGCAAAGAGATATGCAGCAAAAGATTCAACCTACAGGTTCTTTGCTTCAACAGCAGAATGTTGTAGAACAGCAGAAGCAGTTATTTCAGCCACAAAGAGCCCATCCTGAGGCATCATCAA CTTCGTTAGATTCAACAGCTCAGACGGGGAATGCAAGTGGTGGAGATTGGCAGGAGGAGGTTTATCAAAAG attaaatccatgaaggacaTGTATTTCCTGGAATTAAATGACATGTAcatgaaaattgctggaaagCTGCAACAG CATGATTCTCTTCCTCAACAACCGAGAAATGAGCAGATTGAAAAGCTCAAATTCTTTAAGCTCATGCTGGAACGCCTAATAGGATTCTTGCGATGTACCAAGAATGACATTCAGATCAGTCACAAGGAGAAGTTGGCTTCCATTGAAAAACAGATAATCAATATTCTTTCTACAAATCGGCCCCGGAGGCCCGTTTCTTTGCAACAAGTGCAACTTGCCCAACAGCAAATGTCCAACATGCAGCACTCTCAGCCTCAGACTCAAATTCCTCAAATGCAGCCCCAGGAAAATCAAATGAACCAACAGATGCAGCCAATGAATGTACAGAGTTCCATAACACCAATGCAGCCAAATAGCTTGACCAGCCTGCAACAGAACACATTGTCCTCTGTGCCACCAGTTTCGAATTTGCAACAGAATATGATGAGTACCCTACAGCCTGCTTCGACTTTGGACCCAGGACAAAGTAATACTCACCCGTTGCAGCAGGTAGCTATAAGCTCTTTACAGCAGAATACTGCCAGTGGTCCTCAAACAATGAACATAAATTCTTTATCATCGCAAAGTGGCATGACTGCGCTGCAATCAAACCTCATTAATGCTCTACAGCCTAATTCGACTATGATTCATAACCAGCAGCTAAAACAACAGGAGCAGCAAATGTTGCAAACCCAGCAATTGAAACAACAATTGCATCCCCGTCAGCTGCAGCAGCAGCTTTTGCAAAGACAACAGCTAATGCAacaacagcagcagcaacaacaacAGCAGCTGCAGCAGCAACCACAACAGCACCAACAAATGAAGCCACAGCAGCAGCCTTCACAGCTGCCTGGACACCAAATGTCACCACTACATCAGGTAACTGATTCAAGTGACTTGAAGGTGAGACCGCAGATAAGTGTTAAAACAGGTGTTTTCCAGCAACACCATACCAACAGCCAGCGAGCGGCGTATCATCACCAACAGTTGAAGTCGGGAAGCCCATTTCCTATTTCTTCACCACAAGTCCTTCAGGCAGCATCGCCTCAGGTTCCCCCGCATGCTTCCCCTCAAATTGATCAGCAGAGTATGCAGACGTCTATAGCAAAAACTGGAACTCCACTGCAGGCTGCAAATTCACCCTTTGTGGTCCCATCTCCTTCGACTCCCTTGGCTCCATCACCTATGCCTAGCGAGTCAGAAAAACTAAATTCTGGCATTTCATCCCTCTCAAATGCTGGAAATATTGGACCCTCGCATGCAACTACTGTGTCTGCAGCAGCCCAATCACTAGCAATTGGCACTCCTGGGATATCAGCTTCGCCATTGCTTGCGGAATTTACGAGTTTGGATGGAGCTCATGTCAACACATCAACTGCATTGCCCTGCAAGCCACATACTGTAGAGAAGCCACATGAACGGTTGATTAAAGCG GtacaatcaatttcaaataaagCATTGGTTGCCTCCGTTGATGATATAAGCTCAGTTGTCAGTATGGTTGATAGGATAGCTGGATCTGCACCAGGCAATGGATCAAGAGCTGCTGTTGGTGAGGATTTGGTCGCAATGACAAAATGTCGCTTGCAAGCAAGAAACTTTTTCACACAAGATGGACCGACTGGAACAAAGAAAATGAGGCGCTCTACGAGTGCAATGCCTTCCAATGTTGTTTCATCTGTTGGTAGTGTGAATGACAGTATGAGGCAGTTAAACAGTTCTGATGCCTTTGAATTGGAATCCACAGCTACATCAAGTATCAGAAGGCCAAGGAATGAG GCCAACCATGCCCTTGTGGAAGAGATACATGAGATAAATCGACACCTCATAGATACTGTGGTTGATATCAGCGATGAAGATGTTGATCCAATTGCAGTAGCTGCAGCTGATGGTGGTGAAGGGACCATTGTCAAGTGCTCTTTCAGTGCTGTAGCTCTTAGCCCAAACCTGAAATCACAGTATGCTTCAGCACGGATG TCACCAATTCAGCCTCTGCGATTGCTCATTCCAACTAATTATCCTGATTCCTCTCCTATACTCTTGGACAAGTATCCTGTTGAAGTTAG CATCAATTGGATCTCTTCACTGAGATTGTATCAAATAAATCTTATGTGCAGTAAAGAGTATGAAGATCTTTCTATTAAAGCCAGGTCCAAGTTCAGTATATCACTGAGAAGTCTTTCACAGCCTATGTCACTTTCGGAGATGGCAAGGACGTGGGACATTTGTGCTCGTGCAGTTATTTCAGAATTTGCACAACAAAGTGGTGGAGGAACTTTCAGCTCAAAATATGGGACTTGGGAGAACTGTGTGAGTGCAGTTTAG
- the LOC113732567 gene encoding mediator of RNA polymerase II transcription subunit 15a isoform X3 has product MDSSSWRAPQGQMAQGPPQGGQAGGSGEVSAVPNAPPPATIDSGDWRTQLQADSRQRIVNKICAHMCRMETLKRHLPFSGQEGLQELKKIAVRFEEKIYTAATSQSDYLRKISLKMLTMETKSQNPMANPLQANAANASKNPPDQAVHGMQSQIQNQQHPMPVVSSQSQSRQQLLPQNMQTNMTSTGVQNSAILASTLPTAGNLQQAPMPNIGQNSNLQNMQSVPSVSQNPVGSSMGQVMPSNVFTNSQRQMQARQQQVVPLQQQQQTQNPQHYLYQQQLQHQYMKQKLQQGGAMAQPLMQSHIQQQQQQQNLLQPTQIQTSQQAVMQPSVMQSAPLSGLQQNQQSSMQQVTQPVIQQQSQAVLRQQQQQQQQQQQQSQQASMLHQQQTSMAQQPLLPAAQQPQQQQQQLIGQQPGATNIQHNQLIGQQNSMPDMQQQQQRLIGQQNNMQQQQLIGQQNSLSSMHQQQLAPQSSVSGLHQQSMRGTQPGNSAMPTSQHSVVMLQQSKVAVQQQMQQNATALLPSQNQQPQQPQQQMVSQIQAQPGGLQHMQQQSNALQRDMQQKIQPTGSLLQQQNVVEQQKQLFQPQRAHPEASSTSLDSTAQTGNASGGDWQEEVYQKIKSMKDMYFLELNDMYMKIAGKLQQHDSLPQQPRNEQIEKLKFFKLMLERLIGFLRCTKNDIQISHKEKLASIEKQIINILSTNRPRRPVSLQQVQLAQQQMSNMQHSQPQTQIPQMQPQENQMNQQMQPMNVQSSITPMQPNSLTSLQQNTLSSVPPVSNLQQNMMSTLQPASTLDPGQSNTHPLQQVAISSLQQNTASGPQTMNINSLSSQSGMTALQSNLINALQPNSTMIHNQQLKQQEQQMLQTQQLKQQLHPRQLQQQLLQRQQLMQQQQQQQQQQLQQQPQQHQQMKPQQQPSQLPGHQMSPLHQVTDSSDLKVRPQISVKTGVFQQHHTNSQRAAYHHQQLKSGSPFPISSPQVLQAASPQVPPHASPQIDQQSMQTSIAKTGTPLQAANSPFVVPSPSTPLAPSPMPSESEKLNSGISSLSNAGNIGPSHATTVSAAAQSLAIGTPGISASPLLAEFTSLDGAHVNTSTALPCKPHTVEKPHERLIKAVQSISNKALVASVDDISSVVSMVDRIAGSAPGNGSRAAVGEDLVAMTKCRLQARNFFTQDGPTGTKKMRRSTSAMPSNVVSSVGSVNDSMRQLNSSDAFELESTATSSIRRPRNEANHALVEEIHEINRHLIDTVVDISDEDVDPIAVAAADGGEGTIVKCSFSAVALSPNLKSQYASARMSPIQPLRLLIPTNYPDSSPILLDKYPVEVSKEYEDLSIKARSKFSISLRSLSQPMSLSEMARTWDICARAVISEFAQQSGGGTFSSKYGTWENCVSAV; this is encoded by the exons ATGGATAGCAGCAGTTGGAGGGCGCCTCAAGGCCAGATGGCTCAGGGTCCTCCTCAAGGTGGTCAAGCAGGCGGCAGTGGAGAAGTATCGGCTGTCCCAAATGCACCTCCGCCGGCTACTATTGACAGCGGCGATTGGAGGACTCAACTCCAAGCTGATTCTCGTCAAAGAATCGTAAATAAGAT ATGTGCTCACATGTGCAGAATGGAGACTTTGAAGAGGCATCTGCCATTCTCTGGACAAGAGGGACTGCAAGAACTTAAGAAAATTGCTGTGAGGTTTGAGGAAAAGATTTATACTGCAGCAACTAGCCAG TCAGATTATTTGAGAAAGATATCTTTGAAGATGCTGACAATGGAAACTAAGTCCCAAAATCCCATGGCTAATCCTTTACAAGCTAATGCTGCCAATGCAAGCAAAAATCCTCCAGACCAAG CTGTCCATGGCATGCAATCCCAAATTCAGAACCAGCAACATCCCATGCCAGTGGTGAGCAGCCAATCACAATCCCGACAACAGCTGTTACCGCAAAACATGCAGACTAATATGACATCAACTGGAGTCCAGAATTCTGCTATTTTGGCTTCTACACTTCCAACTGCTGGTAATTTGCAGCAGGCTCCCATGCCTAATATTGGTCAGAACTCCAATTTGCAGAACATGCAGAGTGTTCCCAGTGTTTCTCAGAACCCAGTAGGGAGTTCCATGGGACAGGTGATGCCTTCAAATGTTTTCACTAATTCTCAAAGACAGATGCAGGCTAGACAACAACAGGTTGTTCCCTTGCAGCAACAACAGCAGACACAGAATCCACAGCATTATCTTTATCAACAACAGCTGCAGCATCAGTACATGAAACAAAAGTTACAACAAGGAGGAGCAATGGCACAGCCCCTTATGCAATCTCATatccagcagcagcagcagcagcaaaacCTTTTGCAACCAACTCAAATTCAAACCTCCCAGCAAGCTGTTATGCAGCCATCTGTAATGCAGTCAGCTCCTCTATCTGGCCTCCAGCAGAATCAACAGTCTTCTATGCAACAAGTGACTCAACCAGTAATTCAGCAGCAGTCTCAAGCAGTTTTgaggcagcagcagcagcaacagcaACAACAGCAGCAACAGTCACAACAGGCTTCCATGTTGCATCAGCAGCAAACCTCCATGGCTCAACAGCCATTACTGCCTGCAGCACAGCAGCCGcagcaacagcagcagcagctgaTTGGGCAGCAGCCTGGTGCTACAAATATTCAACACAACCAGCTGATTGGCCAACAGAATAGCATGCCTGATATGCAGCAACAGCAACAAAGGCTGATAGGCCAGCAGAACAAtatgcagcagcagcagctaaTAGGTCAACAGAACAGCCTTTCGAGTATGCATCAACAACAGTTGGCCCCTCAAAGTAGCGTTTCTGGGCTCCATCAGCAGTCAATGCGAGGGACTCAACCTGGTAACTCTGCCATGCCGACAAGTCAGCATTCTGTCGTCATGTTACAGCAATCTAAGGTTGCGGTACAGCAACAAATGCAGCAGAATGCAACAGCATTGCTACCAAGCCAAAATCAACAGCCACAGCAACCGCAGCAGCAGATGGTATCACAGATTCAAGCACAACCAGGGGGCCTACAACATATGCAGCAGCAGTCAAATGCGTTGCAAAGAGATATGCAGCAAAAGATTCAACCTACAGGTTCTTTGCTTCAACAGCAGAATGTTGTAGAACAGCAGAAGCAGTTATTTCAGCCACAAAGAGCCCATCCTGAGGCATCATCAA CTTCGTTAGATTCAACAGCTCAGACGGGGAATGCAAGTGGTGGAGATTGGCAGGAGGAGGTTTATCAAAAG attaaatccatgaaggacaTGTATTTCCTGGAATTAAATGACATGTAcatgaaaattgctggaaagCTGCAACAG CATGATTCTCTTCCTCAACAACCGAGAAATGAGCAGATTGAAAAGCTCAAATTCTTTAAGCTCATGCTGGAACGCCTAATAGGATTCTTGCGATGTACCAAGAATGACATTCAGATCAGTCACAAGGAGAAGTTGGCTTCCATTGAAAAACAGATAATCAATATTCTTTCTACAAATCGGCCCCGGAGGCCCGTTTCTTTGCAACAAGTGCAACTTGCCCAACAGCAAATGTCCAACATGCAGCACTCTCAGCCTCAGACTCAAATTCCTCAAATGCAGCCCCAGGAAAATCAAATGAACCAACAGATGCAGCCAATGAATGTACAGAGTTCCATAACACCAATGCAGCCAAATAGCTTGACCAGCCTGCAACAGAACACATTGTCCTCTGTGCCACCAGTTTCGAATTTGCAACAGAATATGATGAGTACCCTACAGCCTGCTTCGACTTTGGACCCAGGACAAAGTAATACTCACCCGTTGCAGCAGGTAGCTATAAGCTCTTTACAGCAGAATACTGCCAGTGGTCCTCAAACAATGAACATAAATTCTTTATCATCGCAAAGTGGCATGACTGCGCTGCAATCAAACCTCATTAATGCTCTACAGCCTAATTCGACTATGATTCATAACCAGCAGCTAAAACAACAGGAGCAGCAAATGTTGCAAACCCAGCAATTGAAACAACAATTGCATCCCCGTCAGCTGCAGCAGCAGCTTTTGCAAAGACAACAGCTAATGCAacaacagcagcagcaacaacaacAGCAGCTGCAGCAGCAACCACAACAGCACCAACAAATGAAGCCACAGCAGCAGCCTTCACAGCTGCCTGGACACCAAATGTCACCACTACATCAGGTAACTGATTCAAGTGACTTGAAGGTGAGACCGCAGATAAGTGTTAAAACAGGTGTTTTCCAGCAACACCATACCAACAGCCAGCGAGCGGCGTATCATCACCAACAGTTGAAGTCGGGAAGCCCATTTCCTATTTCTTCACCACAAGTCCTTCAGGCAGCATCGCCTCAGGTTCCCCCGCATGCTTCCCCTCAAATTGATCAGCAGAGTATGCAGACGTCTATAGCAAAAACTGGAACTCCACTGCAGGCTGCAAATTCACCCTTTGTGGTCCCATCTCCTTCGACTCCCTTGGCTCCATCACCTATGCCTAGCGAGTCAGAAAAACTAAATTCTGGCATTTCATCCCTCTCAAATGCTGGAAATATTGGACCCTCGCATGCAACTACTGTGTCTGCAGCAGCCCAATCACTAGCAATTGGCACTCCTGGGATATCAGCTTCGCCATTGCTTGCGGAATTTACGAGTTTGGATGGAGCTCATGTCAACACATCAACTGCATTGCCCTGCAAGCCACATACTGTAGAGAAGCCACATGAACGGTTGATTAAAGCG GtacaatcaatttcaaataaagCATTGGTTGCCTCCGTTGATGATATAAGCTCAGTTGTCAGTATGGTTGATAGGATAGCTGGATCTGCACCAGGCAATGGATCAAGAGCTGCTGTTGGTGAGGATTTGGTCGCAATGACAAAATGTCGCTTGCAAGCAAGAAACTTTTTCACACAAGATGGACCGACTGGAACAAAGAAAATGAGGCGCTCTACGAGTGCAATGCCTTCCAATGTTGTTTCATCTGTTGGTAGTGTGAATGACAGTATGAGGCAGTTAAACAGTTCTGATGCCTTTGAATTGGAATCCACAGCTACATCAAGTATCAGAAGGCCAAGGAATGAG GCCAACCATGCCCTTGTGGAAGAGATACATGAGATAAATCGACACCTCATAGATACTGTGGTTGATATCAGCGATGAAGATGTTGATCCAATTGCAGTAGCTGCAGCTGATGGTGGTGAAGGGACCATTGTCAAGTGCTCTTTCAGTGCTGTAGCTCTTAGCCCAAACCTGAAATCACAGTATGCTTCAGCACGGATG TCACCAATTCAGCCTCTGCGATTGCTCATTCCAACTAATTATCCTGATTCCTCTCCTATACTCTTGGACAAGTATCCTGTTGAAGTTAG TAAAGAGTATGAAGATCTTTCTATTAAAGCCAGGTCCAAGTTCAGTATATCACTGAGAAGTCTTTCACAGCCTATGTCACTTTCGGAGATGGCAAGGACGTGGGACATTTGTGCTCGTGCAGTTATTTCAGAATTTGCACAACAAAGTGGTGGAGGAACTTTCAGCTCAAAATATGGGACTTGGGAGAACTGTGTGAGTGCAGTTTAG